In one window of Flavobacterium ginsengisoli DNA:
- the modA gene encoding molybdate ABC transporter substrate-binding protein — translation MRKRNKSLQYKIRKRFLFYLLLFSVLSFGNMQAQQKFTIVAAANLKVALDSINNVFKIQNPDINPQITYGASGKFYEQISSGAPFDLFFSADMDYANKLANKKMTASKVKMYAVGKLVIWSKKMDPNKAKMNSLLDASIRKIAIGNPSTAPYGEKAVECLKFYKIYDKVKNKLVFGDNITQATQFVTTGNADIGITALSLVLTPNMQKEGGKYYIIPEKSHSSLEQGCVVLKHGKDNANAVKFYNFISSKKAIAILKYYGYDTKAK, via the coding sequence ATGAGAAAGAGAAACAAGTCACTACAGTATAAAATCAGAAAAAGATTTTTATTTTATCTGTTGCTGTTTTCCGTATTATCTTTCGGGAATATGCAGGCGCAACAGAAATTTACAATTGTGGCGGCGGCGAATTTAAAAGTCGCTTTAGATTCTATAAATAATGTTTTTAAAATTCAAAACCCAGATATAAATCCTCAGATTACTTATGGTGCTTCTGGAAAATTTTATGAGCAGATTTCTAGTGGAGCACCATTTGATTTATTCTTTTCAGCAGATATGGATTATGCTAATAAACTGGCAAATAAAAAAATGACAGCCTCAAAAGTAAAAATGTATGCTGTGGGTAAACTGGTTATTTGGAGCAAAAAAATGGATCCGAATAAAGCAAAAATGAATAGCCTTTTAGATGCTTCTATTCGAAAAATAGCTATCGGAAATCCTTCAACTGCGCCATACGGAGAAAAAGCAGTGGAGTGCTTAAAATTCTACAAAATATATGATAAAGTAAAAAACAAATTGGTCTTTGGCGATAATATTACACAAGCCACTCAGTTTGTAACTACCGGAAATGCTGATATTGGAATTACAGCCTTGTCTCTTGTGCTAACTCCTAATATGCAAAAAGAAGGAGGAAAGTATTATATTATTCCAGAAAAAAGCCATTCTTCGTTAGAACAAGGATGTGTAGTATTGAAACATGGAAAAGACAATGCAAATGCTGTAAAGTTTTATAATTTTATATCTTCTAAAAAAGCAATTGCTATTTTAAAATATTACGGATACGATACAAAGGCAAAATGA
- a CDS encoding S28 family serine protease has protein sequence MNSKTFITSLFFLLLNYFTIAAQKIEESSENLQQRLNELFPKAIVTRIENLENYTESYQIILDEPLDHKHPEKGTFQHYIYLSHLGFDRPTVIETHGYNTENIKSEVSSLLQANQVAVEYRFYGKSRPNPIQWEYLTNDQAIADYHDIVTKLKKIYSGKWISTGISKGGETALIYKSIYPNDVDVAMPYVAPLINSCEDPRTINHTRTIGTAECRAKITAFQRTVLKEKEAVLAVFQDYATTKKMQFTEVPFAESLEYAVLEFPFSFWQWGGKCDEIPPANASAKELFDYLNKIVGVGTYSDKMSFVYLPSYYQHLSELGYYGFDLEPVADLLTIVKSTSNARFAPKDVAIKYNPKYIKKVRKYVENKGDKILYIYGGYDTWFSCSPTPKPNVDALKMVLPNGSHSTRVRDFSENDRTLIMNTLNKWLN, from the coding sequence ATGAATTCAAAAACCTTTATTACCTCATTGTTTTTTCTTTTGTTGAACTATTTTACAATAGCTGCGCAAAAGATAGAAGAATCATCAGAGAATTTACAGCAAAGATTGAATGAATTATTTCCAAAAGCGATTGTAACTCGAATTGAAAATTTGGAAAATTATACCGAATCATATCAGATAATTTTAGATGAACCTTTAGATCATAAACATCCTGAGAAGGGAACTTTTCAGCATTATATTTATCTTTCTCATCTTGGTTTTGACAGACCAACGGTAATTGAAACTCATGGTTATAATACTGAAAATATAAAGAGTGAAGTAAGCAGTCTTTTGCAAGCAAATCAGGTTGCGGTTGAATATCGTTTTTACGGAAAATCAAGACCAAATCCGATTCAATGGGAATATTTAACCAATGATCAGGCTATTGCAGATTATCATGATATTGTAACTAAGTTGAAAAAAATATATTCTGGCAAATGGATTTCTACAGGAATTAGTAAAGGAGGAGAAACAGCTCTGATTTATAAATCTATTTATCCGAATGATGTAGATGTTGCAATGCCATATGTGGCTCCGTTAATTAATTCTTGTGAAGATCCTAGAACGATAAATCATACGAGAACAATTGGAACAGCAGAATGCAGAGCAAAAATAACCGCTTTTCAGAGAACTGTTTTGAAAGAAAAAGAAGCCGTTTTGGCCGTTTTTCAGGATTATGCAACTACAAAAAAAATGCAATTTACAGAAGTTCCTTTCGCTGAATCTTTAGAATATGCCGTTTTAGAATTTCCTTTTTCTTTTTGGCAATGGGGAGGAAAATGCGATGAGATTCCGCCAGCAAATGCTTCTGCAAAAGAATTATTTGATTATTTGAATAAAATTGTTGGAGTGGGAACTTACAGTGATAAAATGTCTTTTGTGTATTTACCGTCTTATTATCAGCATTTAAGTGAATTGGGTTACTACGGATTTGATCTAGAGCCTGTTGCCGATTTACTGACTATTGTAAAAAGCACTTCGAATGCAAGATTCGCGCCTAAAGATGTTGCAATTAAATACAACCCAAAATACATTAAAAAAGTTCGTAAATATGTTGAAAACAAAGGAGATAAAATTTTATACATCTACGGAGGTTATGATACTTGGTTCTCCTGTTCTCCAACTCCTAAACCAAATGTTGATGCTCTTAAAATGGTGCTTCCTAATGGAAGTCACTCTACCAGAGTAAGAGATTTTTCTGAAAATGATAGAACTTTAATTATGAATACTTTGAACAAATGGTTGAATTAG
- a CDS encoding TOBE domain-containing protein — translation MNVLKGIITEIQSHEGISLVKLKSNENIFTSIILDVPDYLKENNTVKIIFKETEVIISKDLNPSISVQNQICGRIESIKKGVILSQITLSIGEDKIQSIITTNACEQLDLKENQNILALIKTNEVSLSAYD, via the coding sequence ATGAATGTACTAAAAGGAATTATAACTGAAATTCAATCGCATGAAGGCATTTCATTAGTTAAGCTGAAATCGAATGAAAATATCTTTACTTCGATCATTCTAGACGTGCCAGATTATTTAAAAGAAAATAATACAGTTAAAATCATTTTTAAGGAAACAGAAGTAATTATATCTAAAGATTTAAATCCTTCTATTAGTGTTCAGAATCAGATATGCGGCCGTATAGAATCTATAAAAAAAGGAGTAATTCTGAGTCAAATTACGTTATCGATTGGAGAAGATAAAATACAATCTATTATTACTACGAATGCCTGCGAACAATTAGATCTAAAAGAAAACCAAAACATATTGGCTTTAATAAAAACGAACGAAGTAAGCTTATCTGCCTATGATTAA